One genomic region from Pseudoduganella dura encodes:
- a CDS encoding branched-chain amino acid ABC transporter permease yields the protein MLLSTLITGFGLGSIYGLMALGFYLTYAVSGTVNFAQGSSMMLGAVLTFTFAQTLGWPLVPAVVLALALCALYGLLVEYIAVRPFVSRGSDAWLMGTVALGIVLDNVVMVAFGKEPRNLPSPLAETPLALGSAGLGVYPLQVLIPVVGLALAALLHAVSRRTRWGTAMLAVTQNRDAARLMGIPVRAVVAAAFALSTLLAGVAGVLVAPLFNVHADMGTLFGLKAFAVAILGGITSAWGVMIAGLLFGIAEALVAATLGSGYTQILMFTLVIVVLAVRPNGLFGRAQVRKV from the coding sequence ATGCTTTTGTCAACTTTGATCACCGGCTTCGGGCTGGGCAGCATCTACGGGCTGATGGCGCTGGGCTTTTATCTGACCTACGCCGTGTCCGGCACGGTGAACTTCGCCCAGGGCAGTTCGATGATGCTGGGCGCGGTGCTCACTTTTACCTTCGCCCAGACGCTGGGCTGGCCGCTAGTGCCCGCAGTCGTGCTGGCGCTGGCGCTGTGCGCGCTGTACGGCCTGCTGGTGGAATACATCGCGGTGCGGCCGTTCGTCAGCCGCGGCTCAGATGCCTGGCTGATGGGCACCGTGGCGCTCGGCATCGTGCTCGACAACGTGGTGATGGTCGCCTTCGGGAAGGAGCCGCGCAACCTGCCGTCGCCGCTGGCCGAAACGCCCTTGGCACTGGGCAGCGCCGGCCTGGGGGTGTATCCGCTGCAGGTCTTGATTCCCGTCGTGGGCCTGGCGCTGGCGGCGCTGCTGCACGCCGTATCCCGCCGCACGCGCTGGGGCACGGCCATGCTGGCCGTCACGCAGAACCGCGATGCGGCGCGGCTGATGGGCATCCCGGTGCGGGCCGTGGTCGCGGCGGCGTTCGCGCTCTCCACGCTGCTCGCGGGCGTGGCGGGCGTGCTGGTGGCGCCGCTGTTCAACGTGCATGCCGACATGGGCACGCTGTTCGGGCTGAAGGCCTTCGCGGTCGCCATCCTGGGCGGCATCACCAGCGCGTGGGGCGTGATGATCGCCGGCCTGCTGTTCGGCATCGCCGAGGCGCTGGTGGCCGCCACGCTGGGCTCGGGCTACACCCAGATCCTGATGTTTACGCTGGTGATCGTGGTGCTGGCGGTCCGCCCCAACGGCCTGTTCGGCCGCGCCCAGGTGAGGAAAGTATGA
- a CDS encoding branched-chain amino acid ABC transporter ATP-binding protein/permease yields MKRDAMFNPRARPKSATGAPSRVVALLPTLLPGSPTRAAAALAVLGAGLVLALTLNAYHVFVLANVALLATVGFGLNALIGLTGMMSFGHVGFYALGAYTVALLTTGAGWSFWQAWPLGALVAAVSGGLLALPALRVRGPYLAMLTIAFAFIVEHGIVELRDLTGGQNGIMGIAAPTLGGLAEGERAVAVLALVTAAASLWAYALLSRGTWGTAMRAVRDSETAAESLGIDPLRVKMAAFVFSAALAGLAGGLFAPLSGFVTPGSFNFSLSILFVLVVMIGGAGSVAGPLIGAAVVGLLPEWLASLEEYRLLCFGALLLVVLLVAPGGAVGMLAALARRVRPAAGAARLPADMPDTANAVAARERQPLHADQLVMVFGGLRAASGVSLTVQPGMLASLIGPNGAGKSTVINMLTGFYRPTEGTITVGGVAAGGLPAFRIARAGVARTYQTSLLFGSLSVLDNVALGMTRGRLGGFLGRAPSAAPAAREQAVRLLAFCGYRGGLDTPAAGLAHVDRRLVEIARALATDPDILLLDEPAAGLSREDKDRLADLLTRVARAGVGVLVVEHDMPLVMGISDRIVVIDAGKPLAEGTPAEIRENPEVRRAYLGQGEGGPALVAAGGPRAAVGAELLGIGALSAGYGAAPVLQQVDIQVRKGELVALLGANGAGKSTLMRALAGLHRPVLGGMHLDGVALEDLNAEQVVRQGLILVPEGRQVFPELSVLDNIRLGAFRCPDGAGGRLQAMLERFPRLRERAHQRAGLLSGGEQQMLAIARGLMAQPRLLLLDEPSLGLAPKVIEDLFAVLDRLRGESLTILLVDQMASLALALADRAYVLEGGKVVAQGTAADIAADSALARAYLGGH; encoded by the coding sequence ATGAAGCGCGATGCGATGTTCAACCCGAGGGCCCGCCCGAAGAGCGCGACCGGCGCGCCGTCGCGGGTGGTCGCGCTCTTGCCCACGCTCCTGCCCGGGTCACCGACGCGGGCGGCGGCGGCGCTGGCCGTGCTGGGCGCCGGCCTGGTGCTGGCGCTGACCCTCAACGCCTACCACGTGTTCGTGCTGGCCAACGTGGCGCTGCTGGCGACCGTGGGCTTCGGCCTGAACGCGCTGATCGGGCTGACCGGCATGATGTCGTTCGGCCACGTCGGCTTCTATGCGCTGGGCGCCTACACGGTGGCGCTGCTCACCACCGGCGCGGGCTGGAGCTTCTGGCAGGCCTGGCCGCTGGGGGCCCTGGTTGCCGCCGTGTCCGGCGGGCTGCTGGCCCTGCCGGCGCTGCGCGTGCGCGGGCCCTACCTGGCCATGCTGACCATCGCGTTCGCCTTCATCGTCGAACACGGCATCGTCGAGCTGCGCGACCTGACGGGCGGGCAGAACGGCATCATGGGCATCGCCGCGCCCACGCTCGGCGGCCTGGCCGAAGGCGAGCGCGCGGTGGCCGTGCTGGCCCTGGTCACGGCGGCGGCGTCGCTGTGGGCGTATGCGCTGCTGTCGCGCGGCACCTGGGGCACCGCCATGCGGGCGGTGCGCGACAGCGAAACGGCGGCCGAGTCGCTCGGCATCGATCCGCTGCGCGTCAAGATGGCGGCCTTCGTTTTCTCCGCCGCGCTGGCCGGCTTGGCGGGCGGCCTGTTCGCGCCGCTGTCGGGCTTCGTCACGCCCGGCAGCTTCAATTTTTCGCTGTCCATCCTGTTCGTGCTGGTGGTGATGATCGGCGGCGCCGGTTCCGTCGCAGGGCCACTGATCGGCGCGGCCGTCGTCGGGCTGCTGCCGGAATGGCTGGCCAGCCTGGAGGAATACCGGCTGCTGTGCTTCGGCGCCTTGTTGCTGGTGGTGCTGCTGGTCGCGCCGGGCGGTGCCGTGGGCATGCTGGCCGCGCTGGCGCGCCGCGTGCGTCCCGCCGCCGGCGCGGCACGGCTCCCCGCCGATATGCCGGACACTGCAAACGCGGTGGCGGCGCGCGAACGCCAGCCCCTGCACGCCGACCAGCTGGTCATGGTGTTCGGCGGCCTGCGCGCGGCGTCCGGTGTCAGCCTGACCGTGCAACCCGGCATGCTTGCCAGCCTGATCGGCCCGAACGGGGCGGGCAAGTCGACCGTCATCAACATGCTCACCGGCTTCTACCGTCCCACCGAAGGCACGATCACGGTCGGCGGCGTGGCGGCCGGCGGCCTCCCGGCCTTCCGCATCGCCCGCGCCGGCGTGGCGCGCACCTACCAGACGTCGCTGCTGTTCGGTTCCCTGAGCGTGCTCGACAACGTGGCGCTGGGCATGACGCGAGGGCGGCTCGGCGGCTTCCTGGGCCGCGCGCCGTCCGCGGCGCCGGCCGCGCGCGAGCAGGCCGTGCGGCTACTGGCTTTCTGCGGCTACCGCGGCGGCCTCGACACCCCGGCGGCTGGCCTGGCGCACGTGGACCGCCGGCTGGTGGAAATCGCCCGCGCGCTGGCCACCGATCCGGACATCCTGCTGCTGGACGAACCGGCCGCCGGCCTGTCGCGCGAGGACAAGGACCGGCTGGCCGACCTGCTGACCCGCGTGGCGCGTGCCGGCGTCGGCGTGCTGGTGGTCGAACACGACATGCCGCTGGTGATGGGCATCTCGGACCGGATCGTGGTGATCGATGCCGGCAAGCCGCTGGCCGAGGGCACGCCCGCCGAGATCCGGGAAAACCCGGAAGTACGGCGCGCCTACCTGGGCCAGGGCGAGGGCGGGCCCGCCCTGGTGGCGGCCGGCGGACCCCGCGCCGCCGTGGGTGCCGAATTGCTGGGCATCGGTGCGCTGAGCGCGGGCTATGGCGCGGCGCCGGTGCTGCAGCAGGTCGATATCCAAGTGCGCAAGGGCGAACTGGTGGCGCTGCTGGGCGCCAACGGTGCCGGCAAGTCCACGCTGATGCGCGCGCTGGCCGGGCTGCACCGGCCGGTGCTGGGCGGCATGCACCTCGACGGCGTGGCGCTGGAAGACCTGAACGCCGAGCAGGTGGTGCGGCAGGGGCTGATCCTTGTGCCGGAAGGGCGCCAGGTGTTTCCCGAGCTGTCCGTGCTGGACAACATCCGGCTCGGCGCCTTCCGTTGTCCCGACGGGGCGGGGGGCCGGCTGCAGGCCATGCTGGAGCGCTTTCCCCGGCTGCGCGAGCGCGCTCACCAGCGCGCCGGGCTGCTGTCCGGCGGCGAGCAGCAGATGCTGGCGATCGCCCGGGGGCTGATGGCGCAGCCGCGCTTGCTGCTGCTGGACGAACCGTCGCTCGGCCTGGCGCCGAAGGTGATCGAGGACCTGTTCGCGGTGCTGGACCGCCTGCGCGGCGAGTCGCTGACCATCCTGCTGGTGGACCAGATGGCGTCGCTCGCGCTGGCGCTGGCCGACCGCGCGTACGTGCTGGAAGGCGGCAAGGTCGTCGCGCAAGGCACGGCGGCCGACATCGCCGCGGACAGCGCGCTGGCCAGGGCCTACCTCGGCGGACACTGA
- a CDS encoding gamma-glutamyltransferase family protein, whose protein sequence is MPRSRTCTGGMVSAPHHLAAQAGAGILREGGNAIEAMVAAAAAIAVVYPHMNGIGGDGFWLIAEPGREPVAIRACGPAAGLANARFYTDHGDTAIPTRGPRAALTVAGAIGGWDEALRHARAAGGRMPLARLLADAIGHARAGVPVTESQAALTASKWSELSAQPGFAATYAPAGPPALHAILRQGALAATLAYLAEAGLDDFYRGDVARALATGLECAGSPLRLDDLAAFRARTLAPLGVQLRSGRVYNLPPPTQGVSSLMILALFDRLGVTRADGHAHVHGLVEATKRAFILRNAHVGDPGRMPFDPADWLREPVLAREAASIDMARAAPWPHPARPGDTVWLGAADREGRVVSYIQSIFWEFGSGVVAGDTGVLWQNRGASFTLEEGPNALAPGRLPFHTLNPALARLADGRTLAYGTMGGEGQPQTQAALFTRHVLYGQDMQAAIDAPRWLLGRTWGAASTNLKVEARMAPDVVEQLVRGGHDVELVGDWEDMMGHAGAVAFHPGGVIEAATDPRADGACAGA, encoded by the coding sequence ATGCCGCGTAGCCGCACCTGCACCGGCGGCATGGTCAGCGCGCCGCACCACCTGGCCGCGCAGGCCGGCGCCGGCATCCTGCGCGAAGGCGGCAACGCCATCGAGGCCATGGTGGCGGCCGCCGCGGCCATCGCGGTGGTCTACCCCCACATGAACGGCATCGGCGGCGACGGGTTCTGGCTGATCGCCGAACCGGGCCGGGAACCCGTGGCGATCCGCGCCTGCGGCCCCGCCGCCGGCCTGGCCAACGCCCGCTTCTACACGGACCATGGCGACACGGCCATCCCGACGCGCGGGCCGCGCGCCGCGCTGACGGTGGCCGGCGCGATCGGCGGCTGGGACGAGGCGCTGCGCCATGCCCGCGCCGCGGGCGGCCGCATGCCGCTGGCGCGCCTGCTGGCCGACGCCATCGGCCACGCCCGCGCGGGCGTTCCCGTCACGGAATCGCAGGCGGCGTTGACGGCCTCCAAATGGAGCGAGCTGTCGGCGCAGCCCGGCTTTGCCGCCACCTATGCGCCGGCCGGCCCTCCCGCGCTGCACGCCATCCTGCGCCAGGGCGCGCTGGCCGCCACGCTGGCTTACCTGGCCGAAGCGGGGCTGGACGACTTCTACCGGGGCGACGTGGCGCGCGCGCTGGCTACGGGCCTTGAATGTGCGGGCAGCCCGCTGCGCCTTGACGACCTGGCCGCGTTCCGCGCACGCACGCTCGCGCCGCTGGGCGTACAGCTGCGCTCCGGCCGGGTCTACAACCTGCCACCGCCAACGCAGGGCGTGTCGTCGCTGATGATCCTGGCGCTGTTCGACCGGCTTGGGGTGACGCGGGCCGACGGGCACGCGCACGTGCATGGCCTGGTGGAGGCGACCAAGCGCGCCTTCATCCTGCGCAACGCCCACGTGGGCGACCCCGGGCGCATGCCGTTCGATCCGGCGGACTGGCTGCGCGAACCCGTGCTGGCGCGCGAGGCGGCGTCGATCGACATGGCGCGCGCCGCGCCGTGGCCGCACCCGGCCCGGCCGGGCGATACCGTCTGGCTGGGCGCGGCCGACCGCGAGGGCCGCGTGGTCAGCTACATCCAGAGCATTTTCTGGGAATTCGGCAGCGGCGTGGTGGCCGGCGATACCGGCGTGCTGTGGCAGAACCGCGGCGCCAGTTTTACCCTGGAGGAGGGCCCCAACGCGCTGGCGCCCGGCCGCCTGCCGTTCCATACCCTCAACCCGGCGCTGGCGCGGCTGGCCGACGGCCGCACGCTGGCCTACGGCACCATGGGCGGCGAGGGCCAGCCGCAAACCCAGGCGGCGCTGTTCACGCGCCACGTGCTGTACGGGCAGGACATGCAGGCCGCCATCGACGCGCCGCGCTGGCTGCTGGGCCGCACGTGGGGCGCGGCTTCCACCAACCTGAAGGTGGAAGCGCGCATGGCGCCGGACGTGGTCGAGCAGCTGGTCCGGGGCGGGCACGACGTGGAACTGGTGGGCGACTGGGAAGACATGATGGGCCACGCCGGCGCCGTCGCCTTCCATCCCGGCGGCGTGATCGAGGCGGCCACCGATCCGCGCGCCGACGGCGCCTGCGCCGGAGCATGA
- a CDS encoding cation acetate symporter, with product MIARLQSRPVLHAAAALAFLAFAGAALAAPDLGQSTKQATNWTAISMFAAFVLGTLFITKWAAKRTRSASDFYTAGGGITGFQNGLAIAGDFMSAASFLGISAAVFASGFDGLIYAIGFLVGWPVLTFLMAERLRNLGRFTFADVAAYRFAQKPVRMFAASGTLVVVLFYLIAQMVGAGQLIKLLFGLDYWIAVVLVGVLMMVYVLFGGMTATTWVQIIKAVLLLGATSYMAFAVLALYDFSPSKLFGKAVEVHAKGDAIMGPGGFIKDPISGISFGMALMFGTAGLPHILMRFFTVPSAKEARKSVLWATTWIGYFYVLVFIIGFGAIVLVGTNPVFKDAAGALLGGNNMAAVHLASAVGGDVFLGFISAVAFATILAVVAGLTLSGASAVSHDLYATVIKKGKPAPGSELRVSKFTTIVLGVIAVLLGIVFEKQNVAFMVSLAFAIAASANFPVLFMSVLWSKCTTRGATVGGFLGLITAVGLTVLSKSVWVDVFHNAEAIFPYTSPALFSMTVGFVGIWLFSVTDKSARAAIDKAGFEAQEVRSETGIGASGAHAH from the coding sequence ATGATCGCCCGCCTGCAATCCCGCCCGGTTCTCCATGCCGCCGCCGCGCTGGCGTTCCTGGCCTTCGCCGGCGCCGCGCTGGCCGCGCCGGACCTCGGCCAGTCCACCAAGCAGGCCACCAACTGGACCGCGATCTCGATGTTCGCGGCATTCGTGCTGGGCACCCTCTTCATCACCAAATGGGCCGCCAAGCGCACCCGCTCGGCCTCCGACTTCTACACGGCCGGCGGCGGCATCACCGGTTTCCAGAACGGCCTGGCGATCGCCGGCGACTTCATGTCGGCCGCGTCCTTCCTGGGCATTTCCGCCGCCGTCTTCGCCAGCGGCTTCGATGGCCTGATCTATGCGATCGGCTTCCTGGTCGGCTGGCCCGTGCTCACGTTCCTGATGGCCGAACGCCTGCGCAACCTGGGCAGGTTCACCTTCGCCGACGTGGCGGCCTACCGCTTCGCCCAGAAGCCGGTGCGCATGTTCGCCGCGTCCGGCACGCTGGTCGTGGTGCTGTTCTACCTGATCGCCCAGATGGTCGGCGCCGGCCAGCTGATCAAGCTGCTGTTCGGCCTCGATTACTGGATCGCCGTGGTGCTGGTGGGCGTGCTGATGATGGTGTACGTGCTGTTCGGCGGCATGACCGCCACCACGTGGGTGCAGATCATCAAGGCCGTGCTGCTGCTCGGCGCCACCAGCTACATGGCGTTCGCCGTGCTGGCGCTGTACGACTTCAGCCCGTCGAAGCTGTTCGGCAAGGCCGTGGAAGTGCACGCCAAGGGCGACGCGATCATGGGTCCGGGGGGCTTCATCAAGGATCCGATCTCCGGCATTTCGTTCGGCATGGCGCTGATGTTCGGCACCGCCGGGCTGCCGCACATCCTGATGCGCTTCTTCACCGTGCCGAGCGCTAAGGAAGCGCGCAAGTCGGTGCTGTGGGCCACCACGTGGATCGGCTACTTCTATGTGCTGGTCTTCATCATCGGCTTCGGCGCGATCGTACTGGTCGGCACCAACCCGGTGTTCAAGGATGCCGCCGGCGCACTGCTGGGCGGTAACAACATGGCGGCCGTGCACCTGGCAAGCGCCGTCGGCGGCGACGTCTTCCTCGGCTTCATCTCGGCCGTGGCCTTCGCGACCATCCTGGCGGTGGTGGCCGGCCTCACGCTGTCCGGTGCCTCGGCCGTGTCGCACGACCTGTATGCCACCGTGATCAAGAAGGGCAAGCCTGCGCCGGGCAGCGAACTGCGCGTGTCGAAGTTCACCACGATCGTGCTCGGCGTCATCGCCGTGCTGCTGGGCATCGTGTTCGAGAAGCAGAACGTGGCCTTCATGGTGTCGCTGGCCTTTGCCATCGCCGCCTCGGCCAACTTCCCGGTGCTGTTCATGTCGGTCCTGTGGAGCAAGTGCACCACCCGCGGCGCCACCGTCGGCGGCTTCCTCGGCCTGATCACCGCCGTCGGCCTGACCGTGCTGTCGAAATCGGTGTGGGTCGATGTGTTCCACAACGCCGAAGCGATCTTCCCGTACACGTCGCCGGCGCTGTTCTCGATGACCGTCGGCTTCGTCGGCATCTGGCTGTTCTCGGTGACCGACAAGAGCGCCCGCGCCGCCATCGACAAGGCCGGCTTCGAGGCGCAGGAAGTACGTTCGGAAACGGGCATCGGCGCATCGGGCGCGCACGCGCACTGA
- a CDS encoding DUF485 domain-containing protein produces the protein MEQDVVRRVKSDPNYQKLVKTRSAYGWKLTWAVMIAYYGFTALNAFDKEFMAAKIGDGVMSRGVPLGLFVILFTVAVTAIYVRRANREFDALTDAIHRNAAAGQQPTAPGQAPEPTKVRA, from the coding sequence ATGGAACAAGATGTTGTACGGCGGGTCAAGAGCGACCCCAATTACCAGAAGCTGGTCAAGACCCGTTCCGCCTACGGCTGGAAGCTGACCTGGGCCGTGATGATCGCCTACTACGGCTTCACCGCCCTGAACGCATTCGACAAGGAATTCATGGCCGCCAAGATCGGCGACGGGGTCATGTCGCGCGGCGTGCCGCTCGGCCTGTTCGTGATCCTGTTCACTGTCGCGGTCACGGCGATCTACGTGCGCCGCGCCAACCGGGAATTCGATGCGCTGACCGATGCGATCCACCGGAACGCGGCAGCCGGCCAGCAGCCCACTGCTCCCGGCCAGGCGCCAGAGCCGACGAAGGTGCGCGCATGA
- a CDS encoding LacI family DNA-binding transcriptional regulator: MKTVKKASAAPAPRSQESRGPVTMHDVAALAGVSRATVSKYFNDREGLKADTLARIERACRELDYVPDPHAVSLVRGRSRIVGVILPVISEPFFAEALRAIEEKARALGMEVIIQCSYNDPAAEAAALMTMRSMKVAGVVLTAVASRNNLDLLLRLEQEMRIVYLDSYVHEDCNYVMNDNRQSMAMLTRYLLGRGHTPAYLGAPPVAHPSPEERRAGYLEAMAEAGMAPHFVPAGAQPSWDFEAFGFRHVLDWLAGGAWKRAGVTALACGTDRLAIGAMSACRRFGLEPGKDLAIVGHDDLPISAYLHPPLTTFRQDVAAIGVAAMECLQAQLDGAGAAPYRKRFTGGLVPRDSA; this comes from the coding sequence ATGAAGACTGTCAAGAAGGCCAGTGCCGCACCCGCTCCGCGCAGCCAGGAGTCCCGTGGACCGGTAACGATGCACGATGTCGCCGCGCTGGCCGGGGTATCGCGCGCCACGGTATCGAAGTATTTCAACGACCGCGAGGGCCTGAAGGCGGACACCCTGGCCCGTATCGAGCGCGCATGCCGCGAACTCGACTATGTGCCCGACCCCCATGCGGTCAGCCTGGTCAGGGGGCGATCGCGGATCGTCGGCGTGATTCTTCCGGTGATCAGCGAGCCGTTCTTCGCCGAAGCCCTGCGCGCGATCGAAGAAAAGGCCAGGGCACTGGGCATGGAGGTGATCATCCAGTGTTCCTACAACGATCCTGCCGCGGAGGCGGCCGCGCTGATGACGATGCGCTCGATGAAGGTGGCGGGCGTAGTGCTGACCGCGGTCGCCTCCCGGAACAACCTGGACCTGCTGCTGCGGCTGGAACAGGAAATGCGCATCGTCTACCTGGACAGCTACGTGCATGAAGACTGCAATTACGTGATGAACGACAACCGGCAGAGCATGGCGATGCTGACGCGCTACCTGCTCGGCCGCGGCCACACGCCCGCCTACCTGGGCGCGCCGCCGGTCGCCCATCCGTCGCCGGAAGAACGGCGTGCCGGTTACCTGGAAGCGATGGCGGAAGCCGGCATGGCGCCGCATTTCGTGCCTGCCGGCGCGCAGCCATCCTGGGATTTCGAAGCATTCGGGTTCCGTCATGTGCTCGACTGGCTCGCCGGCGGCGCGTGGAAGCGCGCCGGCGTCACCGCGCTGGCTTGCGGCACCGACAGGCTCGCGATCGGCGCGATGTCGGCGTGCCGCCGTTTCGGCCTGGAGCCGGGAAAGGACCTGGCCATCGTCGGCCACGACGACCTGCCGATTTCCGCCTACCTCCATCCCCCGCTGACCACGTTCAGGCAGGACGTCGCCGCGATCGGCGTGGCCGCCATGGAGTGCCTGCAGGCCCAGCTCGACGGCGCCGGTGCGGCGCCGTACCGCAAGCGGTTCACCGGAGGGCTGGTGCCGCGCGACTCGGCATGA
- a CDS encoding maltoporin, whose translation MLMKHTALALLALASAFPAAALEHTEYLRANAAVNSEEGGQTCFGLAGAGSKYRLGNECGVYGELLLGQRLHRGGDGMEVKGYAMLNLGNNAASSNARRPQGGWTVGLPQAYLAMENVSRLGGATLWAGRRYYKRESTNITDFMYWNPSGLGAGIENVPVGEMRFSYAFLNDDRQTMPNMRDGDTASRHDLQLRGWKVNPGGALEFGLALIRGNGQGDRHGGSMLTVQHRQRALAGDGENRLVLQWGTGAGADNGATGDTGNGSDVHRLRIVEGWHAQVTRRLGGEFVAVWQRDTAHDSAKARTWASVGGRVSYGLSDHVKLLTDIGHDRVAPERGAARRLTKFTGAVAMSAGPGYFERPELRLFFTHARWNDPARAAAAEGDPLSATGIFGKALSGFTVGVTYENCW comes from the coding sequence ATGCTCATGAAGCACACCGCGCTGGCGCTGCTCGCGCTCGCATCGGCTTTTCCCGCCGCCGCCCTGGAACACACGGAGTATTTGCGCGCCAACGCCGCGGTCAATTCGGAGGAAGGCGGCCAGACCTGCTTTGGCCTGGCCGGCGCGGGTTCGAAGTACCGGCTCGGCAACGAATGCGGCGTCTACGGCGAACTGCTGCTCGGCCAGCGCCTGCATCGCGGCGGCGACGGCATGGAGGTCAAGGGATATGCGATGCTAAACCTGGGCAACAACGCCGCGTCCAGCAATGCACGGCGGCCGCAGGGTGGCTGGACCGTCGGCTTGCCACAGGCCTACCTCGCGATGGAGAACGTGTCCCGTCTCGGCGGTGCGACGCTGTGGGCCGGGCGGCGCTATTACAAGCGCGAATCGACGAACATCACCGACTTCATGTACTGGAATCCGTCCGGCCTGGGGGCCGGCATCGAGAACGTGCCGGTCGGCGAAATGCGGTTCAGCTATGCTTTCCTGAACGACGACCGGCAGACCATGCCGAACATGCGGGACGGCGATACCGCCAGCCGGCACGACTTGCAGTTGCGCGGCTGGAAGGTCAACCCGGGCGGAGCGCTGGAGTTCGGCCTGGCGCTGATTCGCGGCAACGGCCAGGGCGACCGCCATGGCGGCTCGATGCTCACCGTGCAGCACCGGCAGCGCGCCCTGGCCGGCGATGGCGAAAACCGCCTCGTACTCCAATGGGGAACGGGGGCCGGCGCGGACAACGGCGCGACCGGCGATACCGGCAACGGCAGCGATGTGCATCGCCTGCGCATCGTCGAAGGCTGGCATGCGCAGGTGACCAGGCGGCTCGGCGGCGAATTCGTCGCGGTGTGGCAACGCGACACGGCGCACGATTCCGCGAAGGCCAGGACGTGGGCCAGCGTGGGCGGGCGCGTGTCGTATGGCCTGTCCGACCATGTGAAGCTGCTGACCGACATCGGCCATGACCGGGTGGCGCCGGAACGGGGCGCTGCGCGGCGGCTGACCAAGTTCACCGGCGCCGTCGCGATGTCTGCCGGCCCCGGCTACTTCGAGCGCCCCGAACTGCGGCTGTTCTTCACGCACGCGCGCTGGAACGACCCGGCGCGCGCCGCGGCGGCCGAAGGCGATCCGCTGTCCGCGACCGGGATCTTCGGCAAGGCCCTGAGCGGCTTCACCGTCGGCGTCACGTACGAAAACTGCTGGTAA
- a CDS encoding sigma-54-dependent transcriptional regulator, which translates to MMDETEINAIEIMLVEDDAAVREGSVQALDLAGFAVRGFDSAEPARDLLHAHCRAVLVSDVRLPGMSGLELLAAARAIDPELPVILVTGHGDIAMAVQAMHDGAYDFIEKPYSSEQLADVVRRAADKRRLQLEVHALRKRLAHSQGIDAALLGNAPAMRELRRTILAVASQPADVLIYGETGTGKELVARCLHEFSERAGHHYVAVNCGAIPETIFESELFGHEAGAFTGAAKRQVGKIEHATGGTLFLDEIESLPPAMQVKLLRVLQERYIERLGSVQPLPVDVRVIAASKADLKELSDAGQFRADLYYRLNLIVLRIPPLRERREDIALLFEHFMLDAARRYRRPVPPVPAADMHALMRHDWPGNVRELRNAADRYVLGLGGALPGVPAAGNADAAGTAPASLADQVGAFERALIELELRNAGGNVGAACAVLGLPKQTMYHKMQKYGLVAEDFR; encoded by the coding sequence ATGATGGACGAGACAGAAATCAATGCGATAGAAATCATGCTGGTCGAGGACGACGCGGCCGTGCGCGAAGGCAGCGTACAGGCGCTGGACCTGGCCGGATTCGCCGTGCGCGGTTTCGACAGCGCCGAACCGGCCCGCGACCTGCTGCACGCGCACTGCCGCGCCGTACTGGTGAGCGATGTGCGGCTGCCGGGCATGAGCGGGCTGGAGTTGCTGGCGGCCGCGCGCGCCATCGATCCGGAGCTGCCGGTCATCCTGGTCACGGGGCATGGTGACATCGCGATGGCGGTACAGGCGATGCACGACGGCGCCTACGACTTCATCGAAAAGCCCTATTCGTCCGAACAGCTGGCCGACGTGGTGCGGCGCGCGGCCGACAAGCGCCGCCTGCAGCTCGAAGTGCACGCGCTGCGCAAGCGCCTGGCGCACAGCCAGGGCATCGACGCCGCGCTGCTCGGCAACGCGCCCGCGATGCGGGAATTGCGCCGCACGATCCTGGCGGTGGCCAGCCAGCCAGCCGATGTGCTGATCTATGGCGAGACGGGCACCGGCAAGGAACTGGTGGCGCGCTGCCTGCACGAGTTCAGCGAACGCGCCGGCCACCATTACGTTGCCGTCAACTGCGGCGCGATCCCGGAGACGATCTTCGAGAGCGAACTGTTCGGCCATGAGGCCGGCGCGTTCACGGGGGCGGCGAAACGCCAGGTGGGCAAGATCGAACACGCAACTGGCGGCACGCTGTTCCTGGACGAGATCGAGAGCCTGCCGCCGGCCATGCAGGTCAAGCTGCTGCGCGTGCTGCAGGAGCGCTATATCGAACGCCTGGGCTCGGTCCAGCCGCTGCCGGTGGACGTGCGCGTGATCGCCGCGTCGAAGGCGGACCTGAAGGAGTTGTCTGACGCAGGCCAGTTCCGCGCCGACCTGTACTATCGCCTGAACCTGATCGTGCTGCGGATTCCGCCGCTGCGCGAGCGGCGCGAGGATATCGCGCTGCTGTTCGAGCACTTCATGCTCGATGCGGCCCGCCGCTACCGGCGCCCCGTCCCGCCCGTGCCCGCGGCGGACATGCATGCGCTGATGCGGCACGACTGGCCGGGCAATGTGCGCGAACTGCGCAACGCGGCCGACCGCTACGTGCTGGGCCTGGGCGGCGCCCTGCCCGGCGTTCCCGCCGCGGGCAACGCCGATGCCGCCGGCACCGCGCCAGCCTCGCTGGCGGACCAGGTCGGCGCGTTCGAACGCGCGCTGATCGAACTGGAGCTGCGCAACGCGGGCGGCAACGTCGGCGCCGCCTGCGCGGTACTCGGCCTGCCCAAGCAGACCATGTATCACAAGATGCAAAAGTACGGCCTGGTGGCGGAGGATTTCCGCTAG